In the Hordeum vulgare subsp. vulgare chromosome 7H, MorexV3_pseudomolecules_assembly, whole genome shotgun sequence genome, one interval contains:
- the LOC123413061 gene encoding uncharacterized protein LOC123413061 — MPERQRRAHRKQEAPGERVQGVVRRLQHGRRDGGGLRGRGEDVDGGVRRQVGRSFRLDHTRRRPARADRAVEEIDPPGRCSAPLLPGSARRTGPLLCSSAPRQRKKDRAASFPAGARPIFRLVSGAAGG; from the coding sequence ATGCCGGAGCGCCAGCGCCGCGCCCACCGGAAGCAGGAGGCCCCAGGAGAGCGCGTTCAGGGAGTCGTGCGCCGACTGCAGCATGGCAGACGCGATGGGGGAGGACTCCGTGGTCGTGGTGAGGATGTCGACGGTGGCGTGAGACGCCAGGTCGGACGCTCCTTCCGCCTCGACCACACCCGCCGTCGCCCAGCTCGCGCCGACCGTGCCGTGGAAGAAATCGATCCCCCGGGCCGCTGCTCTGCTCCTCTGCTCCCCGGCAGCGCAAGAAGGACCGGGCCGCTGCTCTGCTCCTCTGCTCCCCGGCAGCGCAAGAAGGACCGGGCCGCCTCCTTTCCGGCAGGTGCCCGCCCCATCTTCCGCCTCGTCTCTGGCGCCGCAGGGGGCTGA